In Halalkalicoccus sp. NIPERK01, one DNA window encodes the following:
- a CDS encoding acetamidase/formamidase family protein, with protein MAIQHSHLNPHIGTIATAPGRTVQETVTTQGPWGGNMDVRDAAEGSTVYLNSFNEGGLLFVGDVHASQSDSEYTGIAVKSIAEIVLRVRS; from the coding sequence ATGGCGATTCAACACAGCCACCTTAACCCACATATTGGAACGATAGCCACGGCACCGGGTCGAACGGTGCAGGAAACGGTGACAACACAGGGACCATGGGGCGGCAACATGGATGTTCGCGATGCGGCTGAAGGCAGTACAGTATATCTGAATTCGTTCAACGAAGGTGGGCTTTTGTTCGTTGGCGACGTCCACGCTTCACAAAGTGATTCGGAGTACACAGGAATTGCAGTCAAGTCGATCGCGGAAATCGTACTGCGGGTCAGATCGTAG
- a CDS encoding IS5 family transposase has protein sequence MTQISRFTGEIVPISQRVTGDGDESAAPEGGGGFADCALVSLHCLRIYLDTSYRMTIDLLKEMPQITGEIGLSAAELPSPSTLCKAFDRISMSVCRVLLRQSAQLHDPSKHAAIDATFYERSAASRHYCQRISYRVQKLKVTKLVDTESQAVLDVHCSTTREGSDADLAEQIARIPAGDLRSLAADKGYDKKSLREALRELGIRPLIKHRIFAPYDHAHNARIDEHRYNQRSMTETVNSAVKRSHGEAERARSWFREFREVALMCVVYNIKRAVKR, from the coding sequence ATGACGCAAATCTCCCGCTTCACTGGCGAGATTGTCCCGATTTCTCAAAGAGTTACTGGCGATGGAGACGAATCCGCCGCTCCGGAAGGAGGCGGCGGATTCGCCGACTGTGCGCTTGTTTCCCTCCATTGTCTGCGGATTTACCTCGACACGTCTTACCGGATGACTATTGACCTGCTGAAGGAGATGCCACAAATAACCGGGGAGATCGGCCTCAGCGCGGCCGAACTCCCCTCTCCATCCACGTTGTGTAAAGCGTTCGACCGGATCAGTATGAGCGTCTGTCGAGTGTTGCTGCGCCAGTCGGCGCAGCTACACGATCCCTCGAAACACGCCGCTATCGACGCCACATTCTACGAACGCTCAGCTGCGAGCCGTCACTACTGCCAGCGAATAAGCTACCGTGTTCAGAAGCTGAAGGTCACGAAACTCGTCGATACAGAGTCTCAAGCTGTTCTTGACGTTCACTGCTCAACAACTCGGGAAGGAAGCGACGCAGACCTCGCCGAGCAGATCGCCCGCATTCCGGCGGGCGATCTGCGGTCTCTTGCCGCCGATAAGGGCTATGACAAGAAGTCACTCCGCGAAGCATTGCGTGAACTCGGTATCAGACCGCTGATCAAGCACCGTATCTTCGCTCCGTACGACCACGCTCACAATGCCAGAATCGACGAACACCGCTACAATCAGCGCTCTATGACTGAAACCGTGAACTCGGCTGTCAAGCGCTCGCACGGCGAAGCCGAGCGAGCGCGTTCTTGGTTTCGTGAGTTCCGAGAAGTCGCCCTGATGTGTGTCGTCTACAACATCAAGCGTGCTGTGAAACGGTGA